In Vigna radiata var. radiata cultivar VC1973A chromosome 3, Vradiata_ver6, whole genome shotgun sequence, the following proteins share a genomic window:
- the LOC106757665 gene encoding flowering time control protein FCA isoform X1 encodes MEIPKEQMEQRLNFNGDPSNPHSHDNGNGFNHLPPLDSGYALNHSVPRPLRKRPWHHSNQGTSPDQVDSANNVKVYVAPVPRTATEAEIRPVFEEHGTIIEVVLLKDKRTGVRQGSCFVKYATFDGADRAIKALNNQYTFVGESYPVVVKFADRELERLGVRGFCRNMEKKDPLEGVRGFCRNMEKKDPLEVVADKVFVSCFNKEASKKEIEEIFSPYGHVEDIFIATSRGYAFVKFSNREMALAAIKGLNRTFTMRGCDHPLIVRFADPKRPRTGESRCNSLSVNSNFGPCSQEPAVWPLPNFGDPNCGGSMLPIAPHHSSIAHPQVTTHMQNWEPGATVVQHSFPPQQLHSQLGSMPFGSIQAPKLPSQTQPFITEVQRQSHPADSSVQNIEQHLSSQLASQTGSNPSTAAGNTPPDMPSSPQDEDFPECDWSEHYCPDGVKYYYNCVTCESRWEKPEEYALYEKESQKQPEPENNCCSVSQLSSCSSQQVAEKHQETNHDRRQSNTSPVVA; translated from the exons ATGGAGATTCCAAAGGAGCAGATGGAGCAGAGGCTCAATTTCAACGGAGACCCTTCAAACCCTCATTCTCACGACAATGGCAACGGCTTCAACCACTTGCCACCCCTCGATTCAGGATACGCTCTTAACCATTCCGTTCCTCGCCCTCTCCGCAAACGCCCCTGGCACCACTCCAACCAAGGAACTTCTCCAG ATCAAGTGGACAGTGCGAATAATGTAAAAGTTTATGTTGCTCCTGTTCCGAGAACTGCCACGGAGGCGGAG ATCCGTCCTGTATTTGAAGAACATGGAACTATTATTGAGGTTGTTCTTTTAAAAGACAAGAGAACAGGTGTACGGCAAG GAAGTTGTTTTGTGAAATATGCAACATTTGATGGAGCTGACAGGGCTATCAAGGCTTTAAACAATCAATATACATTTGTTGGG GAATCATATCCTGTTGTTGTCAAATTTGCTGATCGAGAACTTGAACGActtg ggGTTCGAGGGTTTTGCCGTAACATGGAAAAGAAAGATCCTTTAGAAG gGGTTCGAGGGTTTTGCCGTAACATGGAAAAGAAAGATCCTTTAGAAG TGGTGGCAGATAAAGTTTTTGTTAGCTGCTTCAACAAAGAGGCTTCAAAAAAGGAAATTGAAGAA ATATTTTCCCCTTATGGACATGTAGAAGATATCTTCATTGCAACCAGTCGTG GATATGCTTTTGTCAAATTTTCTAACAGAGAAATGGCATTAGCTGCAATCAAAGGACTGAATAGAACCTTCACGATGAGA GGTTGTGATCATCCATTAATTGTTCGTTTTGCGGATCCTAAGAGACCTAGAACAGGAGAGTCCAG GTGCAACTCTTTATCTGTGAATTCAAATTTTGGACCCTGTTCTCAAGAACCAGCAGTATG GCCACTACCAAATTTTGGTGATCCCAATTGTGGAGGAAGTATGTTGCCTATTGCCCCGCATCATTCCTCAATTGCACACCCACAAGTTACTACTCATATGCAAAACTGGGAACCTGGTGCTACTGTGGTACAACATTCATTTCCCCCACAACAATTGCATTCACAGTTGGGTTCAATGCCTTTCGGGTCAATTCAAGCTCCAAAATTGCCTTCTCAGACTCAGCCATTTATTACTGAGGTGCAGAGACAATCACATCCTGCAGATTCATCAGTTCAAAATATAGAGCAGCACCTTAGTTCACAG CTGGCTAGTCAGACTGGAAGCAACCCTAGTACAGCTGCTGGCAATACCCCACCTGATATGCCTTCAAGTCCCCAAGATGAAGATTTTCCAGAGTGTGACTGGAGTGAACACTACTGCCCCGATGGTGTTAAGTACTACTACAACTGTGTCACTTGTGAAAGCAGA TGGGAGAAGCCTGAAGAGTATGCCTTGTACGAGAAAGAATCTCAGAAGCAGCCGGAGCCGGAGAATAATTGCTGCAGTGTTTCACAATTGTCGTCATGTTCCTCCCAACAAGTTGCTGAAAAACACCAG GAAACAAATCATGACCGCAGACAGTCAAATACAAGTCCTGTTGTTGCGTAG
- the LOC106757665 gene encoding flowering time control protein FCA isoform X2, with translation MEIPKEQMEQRLNFNGDPSNPHSHDNGNGFNHLPPLDSGYALNHSVPRPLRKRPWHHSNQGTSPDQVDSANNVKVYVAPVPRTATEAEIRPVFEEHGTIIEVVLLKDKRTGVRQGSCFVKYATFDGADRAIKALNNQYTFVGESYPVVVKFADRELERLGVRGFCRNMEKKDPLEVVADKVFVSCFNKEASKKEIEEIFSPYGHVEDIFIATSRGYAFVKFSNREMALAAIKGLNRTFTMRGCDHPLIVRFADPKRPRTGESRCNSLSVNSNFGPCSQEPAVWPLPNFGDPNCGGSMLPIAPHHSSIAHPQVTTHMQNWEPGATVVQHSFPPQQLHSQLGSMPFGSIQAPKLPSQTQPFITEVQRQSHPADSSVQNIEQHLSSQLASQTGSNPSTAAGNTPPDMPSSPQDEDFPECDWSEHYCPDGVKYYYNCVTCESRWEKPEEYALYEKESQKQPEPENNCCSVSQLSSCSSQQVAEKHQETNHDRRQSNTSPVVA, from the exons ATGGAGATTCCAAAGGAGCAGATGGAGCAGAGGCTCAATTTCAACGGAGACCCTTCAAACCCTCATTCTCACGACAATGGCAACGGCTTCAACCACTTGCCACCCCTCGATTCAGGATACGCTCTTAACCATTCCGTTCCTCGCCCTCTCCGCAAACGCCCCTGGCACCACTCCAACCAAGGAACTTCTCCAG ATCAAGTGGACAGTGCGAATAATGTAAAAGTTTATGTTGCTCCTGTTCCGAGAACTGCCACGGAGGCGGAG ATCCGTCCTGTATTTGAAGAACATGGAACTATTATTGAGGTTGTTCTTTTAAAAGACAAGAGAACAGGTGTACGGCAAG GAAGTTGTTTTGTGAAATATGCAACATTTGATGGAGCTGACAGGGCTATCAAGGCTTTAAACAATCAATATACATTTGTTGGG GAATCATATCCTGTTGTTGTCAAATTTGCTGATCGAGAACTTGAACGActtg ggGTTCGAGGGTTTTGCCGTAACATGGAAAAGAAAGATCCTTTAGAAG TGGTGGCAGATAAAGTTTTTGTTAGCTGCTTCAACAAAGAGGCTTCAAAAAAGGAAATTGAAGAA ATATTTTCCCCTTATGGACATGTAGAAGATATCTTCATTGCAACCAGTCGTG GATATGCTTTTGTCAAATTTTCTAACAGAGAAATGGCATTAGCTGCAATCAAAGGACTGAATAGAACCTTCACGATGAGA GGTTGTGATCATCCATTAATTGTTCGTTTTGCGGATCCTAAGAGACCTAGAACAGGAGAGTCCAG GTGCAACTCTTTATCTGTGAATTCAAATTTTGGACCCTGTTCTCAAGAACCAGCAGTATG GCCACTACCAAATTTTGGTGATCCCAATTGTGGAGGAAGTATGTTGCCTATTGCCCCGCATCATTCCTCAATTGCACACCCACAAGTTACTACTCATATGCAAAACTGGGAACCTGGTGCTACTGTGGTACAACATTCATTTCCCCCACAACAATTGCATTCACAGTTGGGTTCAATGCCTTTCGGGTCAATTCAAGCTCCAAAATTGCCTTCTCAGACTCAGCCATTTATTACTGAGGTGCAGAGACAATCACATCCTGCAGATTCATCAGTTCAAAATATAGAGCAGCACCTTAGTTCACAG CTGGCTAGTCAGACTGGAAGCAACCCTAGTACAGCTGCTGGCAATACCCCACCTGATATGCCTTCAAGTCCCCAAGATGAAGATTTTCCAGAGTGTGACTGGAGTGAACACTACTGCCCCGATGGTGTTAAGTACTACTACAACTGTGTCACTTGTGAAAGCAGA TGGGAGAAGCCTGAAGAGTATGCCTTGTACGAGAAAGAATCTCAGAAGCAGCCGGAGCCGGAGAATAATTGCTGCAGTGTTTCACAATTGTCGTCATGTTCCTCCCAACAAGTTGCTGAAAAACACCAG GAAACAAATCATGACCGCAGACAGTCAAATACAAGTCCTGTTGTTGCGTAG